The following are encoded together in the Fusarium keratoplasticum isolate Fu6.1 chromosome 1, whole genome shotgun sequence genome:
- a CDS encoding Protein kinase domain-containing protein: MDPAARPQPQVQPCRYKVGKTLGAGSYSVVKECVHIDTGRYYAAKVINKRLMAGREHMVRNEIAVLKKVSMGHQNILTLVDYFETMNNLYLVTDLALGGELFDRICRKGSYFESDAADLVRATLSAVAYLHDHGIVHRDLKPENLLFRTPEDNADLLIADFGLSRIMDEEQFHVLTTTCGTPGYMAPEIFKKTGHGKPVDLWALGVITYFLLCGYTPFDRDSDFEEMQAILNADYSFTPIEYWRGVSSHAKDFIRRCLTIDATKRITAHEALQHPFVAGFINAEGESQNLLPNIKKNFNARRTLHAAIDTVRAINKLREAQNGLMDGARSKEPNRGAARQPQPQQQPGVRKDDSAISMTNNNNQPKDSGYGTQTETDVVMGNTGPSNVPSALQPGNNGNRIIETSKGLWSGPAMKR, encoded by the exons ATGGACCCCGCCGCTCGTCCACAACCTCAAGTCCAGCCTTGTAGATACAAGGTTGGCAAGACGCTAGGAGCAGGCTCCTACTCTGTCGTCAAAGAGTGCGTCCATATCGACACAGGCCGCTACTATGCCGCCAAGGTCATTAACAAGCGCTTGATGGCGGGTCGCGAACACATG GTTCGCAATGAGATCGCCGTCCTCAAGAAGGTCTCCATGGGCCACCAGAACATCCTCACTCTCGTTGACTACTTCGAGACCATGAACAACCTCTACCTCGTCACCGATCTTGCTCTAGGAGGCGAGCTTTTCGACCGAATCTGCCGAAAGGGCTCGTACTTCGAATCCGATGCCGCCGACCTCGTCCGCGCTACACTCTCCGCTGTCGCTTACCTTCACGACCACGGAATTGTCCATCGCGATCTCAAGCCCGAGAACCTGCTCTTCCGCACCCCAGAGGACAATGCTGACCTTCTCATTGCCGACTTTGGTCTTTCGCGAATCATGGACGAGGAGCAGTTCCACGTTCTCACTACAACTTGCGGTACTCCAGGATATATGGCTCCCGAAAtcttcaagaagacgggTCACGGCAAGCCCGTCGATCTTTGGGCGCTGGGTGTCATTACCTACTTCCTTCTCTGCGGCTATACCCCCTTTGACCGCGACTCCGACTTTGAAGAGATGCAggccatcctcaacgccgACTACAGCTTCACCCCGATCGAGTACTGGCGCGGCGTCTCAAGCCACGCCAAGGACTTTATTCGGCGCTGCCTGACCATTGATGCTACCAAGCGCATCACAGCCCACGAGGCCCTTCAACATCCTTTCGTCGCAGGCTTCATCAATGCCGAGGGCGAGAGCCAGAACCTGCTgcccaacatcaagaagaacTTCAACGCCCGCCGGACCTTGCACGCAGCCATCGACACTGTTCGCGCCATTAACAAGCTCCGTGAAGCCCAGAATGGTCTGATGGACGGCGCTCGATCCAAGGAGCCCAACCGCGGTGCTGCAcggcagccgcagccgcagcaacAACCCGGTGTTCGGAAAGATGACAGCGCCATATCCATGACCAATAACAACAACCAGCCCAAGGACAGTGGCTATGGAACACAGACTGAAACTGACGTGGTCATGGGCAACACGGGGCCCTCCAATGTCCCATCCGCATTGCAACCGGGTAATAACGGGAATCGCATCATCGAGACGTCCAAGGGCCTCTGGAGCGGACCTGCCATGAAGAGGTAG
- a CDS encoding RF-PROK-I domain-containing protein produces the protein MMLRRQLTAVLRLRIQPQPQPLHLLSPPFAPRFKRYQAFDADLDQDALAEARAWFRSESELSRLPKGNTTYARSSGPGGQHVNKTETKATTAYPVRELLPTLPKLLHRSIRESKYYTAKSDSLTFHTQDSRSRDANAKENWRKLLKEIFCIYDQVVPNETSEAKLQKHEDSRKNWDTQRLKMKKQLSQKKKDRRGPPT, from the exons ATGATGCTCCGGCGACAGCTGACAGCAGTTCTCAGGCTGCGGATAcagccccagccccagccctTGCACTTGCTAAGCCCTCCTTTTGCCCCCAGATTCAAAAGATACCAGGCTTTTGACGCTGATCTCGACCAAGACGCGCTGGCTGAAGCCCGAGCTTGGTTCCGTTCAGAAAGTGAATTATCGCGACTCCCAAAGGGTAACACCACCTACGCTCGGTCTAGTGGGCCGGGCGGGCAGCATGTCAATAA GACCGAAACGAAGGCCACAACAGCGTACCCAGTTAGAGAATTACTCCCGACACTTCCTAAGTTGTTGCATCGTAGCATTCGAGAGTCGAAATACTACACGGCAAAGAGCGACTCCCTTACCTTTCACACTCAGGACTCCCGGTCAAGAGATGCAAATGCCAAAGAAAACTGGAGAAAATTGTTGAAGGAGATTTTCTGTATTTACGACCAAGTTGTTCCCAACGAGACGAGCGAAGCAAAGCTTCAGAAGCACGAAGATTC TCGGAAGAACTGGGACACCCAAAGGTTGAAAATGAAGAAACAACTCTcccaaaagaagaaggaccgCAGAGGGCCACCAACTTGA
- a CDS encoding RRM domain-containing protein, with protein sequence MPEPEAEIQATANLSPVSPSPVHSATSLAVPALQETVDTIDAMVAAAAAAADAANGTASSAPNLEPISGAGDDDIVDDDSLNDPYGEDDTEAAPQPEPHPQQELPDSNDDYAKTFDSPIGPEEGEDGVIQPEDVSSMPRESNQVSLSSDHLTSRPSEVSHVVPESSSAQPGEPVATAISNASSEAHLGGATTPATSQPSNQPASSPAAAKADSNAAGSPSASTDIQRLVADLTAPAEPSASADPSTLSAKGEPSAEPGPSSSAFPSSASLPPRPPQSQAAPQSYASQHHPGGINASIPSSVAAPPTPGQPSTYVAAGAPATAPDALGNFATPPGSGLHAPVAITSMNAPPYPPQSAPYTADRAQDAEYQRQWDQFLADERQYMSEAKWDRFPEGSRIFIGNLSSDKVSKRDVFDLFHRFGRLAQISLKSAYGFVQYHSVEEGRRAMENLQGIEIKGRRIHLEVSRVQDKTKKERARSPERNRGRDSGRRNERHGHQNRDDYRPGRGQSPRRNDYQRDESYGRDRGFYDGGRGRGRSHSPGYGRNDKDNYRRRSPSPYGRPRHEGELDLPRRYGADVPDVQIILQPDVNRDFVNWVEQAFKAKGLRSEVMYLHPRIPKDVVVQRQAAEGVHAVVDLDLRAQNLGRIPVQAFDRSAGSSNVRFDQYVDLEPSTAAEVIIRAKASGGQPSYGQSFGGNGGYSNPYGGQPPHQPPTSGFPAGPPQSQYGQQPSAGGPDIASLVGQLNPAALQQLLSQIQPGGQNPVHPPAGVSAPAAPQVDIQAILGSLGGNATAQQPPPNSYGAPYGAQPPSNGAPPNGDAAVQVQNIMAQLARYRQ encoded by the exons ATGCCAGAACCCGAGGCAGAAATCCAGGCCACTGCCAATCTCTCCCCTGTCTCTCCGTCGCCCGTTCATTCTGCCACGTCCTTGGCAGTTCCCGCGCTGCAGGAGACGGTCGATACCATCGACGCCATggttgccgccgccgctgctgctgctgatgccgcCAACGGCACGGCCAGCAGCGCCCCTAACCTCGAGCCTATCTCGGGggctggtgatgacgatATCGTAGATGACGACAGCCTCAACGACCCCTACGGCGAGGACGACACCGAGGCAGCACCCCAGCCTGAGCCTCATCCACAGCAGGAGCTCCCAGACAGCAATGACGACTACGCAAAGACCTTTGATTCCCCGATTGGGccggaggagggtgaggacgGGGTCATTCAGCCAGAAGATGTATCATCGATGCCCCGAGAATCCAACCAAGTTTCTCTTTCATCCGATCACTTGACAAGTCGCCCATCAGAAGTCTCACATGTCGTTCCtgaatcatcatcagcccAACCAGGCGAGCCCGTGGCAACGGCCATTTCCAACGCTTCGTCCGAAGCCCATCTCGGCGGTGCTACGACACCGGCCACATCGCAGCCCTCCAACCAGCCGGCATCGTCTCCAGCTGCAGCCAAGgcggactccaacgccgccggTTCTCCCAGTGCCTCAACTGATATTCAACGGCTTGTCGCCGACCTCACTGCTCCTGCTGAGCCCAGTGCCAGCGCAGATCCATCTACTCTATCCGCCAAAGGTGAACCGTCCGCTGAACCGGGACCTTCGTCGTCAGCCTTCCCATCATCCgcctctcttcctccgagGCCCCCCCAGTCGCAAGCCGCGCCCCAGTCGTATGCCTCGCAGCACCACCCAGGGGGCATCAATGCCAGTATCCCTTCCAGTGTGGCCGCACCGCCGACCCCCGGTCAACCGTCAACGTACGTGGCTGCTGGGGCGCCGGCCACGGCTCCTGATGCACTGGGCAACTTTGCAACTCCTCCTGGCTCTGGTCTCCACGCGCCTGTTGCCATCACTTCCATGAATGCCCCTCCATACCCGCCTCAGTCCGCCCCCTATACTGCTGATCGAGCTCAAGATGCCGAATACCAACGTCAGTGGGATCAGTTCTTGGCTGATGAGCGACAGTACATGTCGGAGGCCAAGTGGGACCGCTTTCCTGAAGGCTCTCGCATCTTTATTG GCAACCTCTCGAGCGACAAGGTATCGAAGCGTGACGTCTTTGATCTGTTTCATCGGTTCGGAAGGCTTGCCCAGATTTCTCTCAAATCTGCCTATGGGTTTGTGCAGTATCACTcggtagaggaaggacgGAGAGCGATGGAGAACCTCCAGGGAATCGAGATCAAGGGGCGCAGGATCC ATCTCGAAGTATCTCGTGTCCAGGACAAGACCAAAAAGGAGAGAGCCCGAAGCCCGGAGAGGAACCGGGGGCGTGATAGCGGACGCCGAAACGAACGACATGGTCACCAGAACCGGGATGATTACCGGCCAGGCCGCGGTCAGTCACCACGTCGTAATGATTACCAGAGAGACGAGTCCTATGGCCGCGATAGGGGCTTCTATGATGGTGGTAGGGGACGTGGGCGGTCACACTCACCAGGCTACGGCCGCAACGACAAGGACAACTACCggagaagaagtccaagCCCCTACGGGCGACCTCGGCACGAAGGCGAACTCGATCTTCCTAGGCGGTACGGCGCCGATGTGCCAGACGTTCAAATCATTCTCCAGCCAGACGTCAACCGCGACTTTGTCAACTGGGTGGAACAagccttcaaggccaagggtctGAGATCTGAGGTCATGTACCTACATCCCAGAATCCCCAAGGATGTCGTTGTTCAGCGACAGGCAGCCGAGGGTGTACATGCAGTGGTGGACCTTGATCTCAGAGCGCAGAACCTCGGAAGGATTCCGGTCCAGGCTTTCGACCGCTCAGCAGGCTCAAGTAACGTTCGGTTTGACCAGTATGTTGACCTGGAGCCTTCTACCGCAGCCGAGGTGATTATACGGGCCAAGGCATCAGGAGGCCAGCCAAGCTACGGCCAGTCATTCGGCGGAAATGGTGGATATAGCAATCCGTACGGTGGACAACCACCTCACCAACCGCCCACATCCGGATTCCCAGCTGGTCCACCTCAGAGTCAGTATGGCCAACAGCCTTCTGCAGGTGGTCCCGACATTGCCAGCCTCGTGGGACAGCTTAACCCTGCCGCACTCCAGCAGCTGTTGTCACAGATCCAGCCAGGCGGTCAAAATCCCGTTCACCCTCCAGCAGGAGTCTCTGCCCCCGCCGCGCCGCAGGTTGATATACAGGCAATCTTGGGTAGCTTGGGTGGCAATGCCACTGCCCAGCAACCTCCTCCGAATTCTTACGGGGCACCTTATGGAGCGCAGCCCCCGTCGAACGGAGCACCCCCGAACGGTGATGCGGCAGTCCAAGTACAGAACATCATGGCACAGCTCGCTCGCTACCGACAGTGA
- a CDS encoding FAD-binding FR-type domain-containing protein: MLTNQIDAICMLCPPSAMTTPGESCQLFPISRVLRGLCTSGNWLNCTGCVSESPAGLASRGVDYIAPLINMGWPYEFVTLTDEEKHQRRIALEYYAYVAFLSAFAPCLVSVLVRLVARVRRARRGQYSEVPGSPGVKASQQRWITRMAGKWSAAQWWLGEDVYFMGSRWGQRDEWVLGVAWTLWMLILCVRGTGKDYLHLTKRFGIIATSQMPIQYLLALKTLNPFAFILRSSHEHLNRYHRVLGRIIYFLLILHAIFYNIFFFESGIWVKRFFAPVVFAGVVGFTAFHALTGTAMARVREYSYRIFFVTHLVAAFSIPPLIYYHAHSARFYVALAVGSFVIDLAARKITTITTPAIIEAIPGTNLVKVSATMPSSKIAKYRARPGSHVYLNMPSASRPGIGQFSAPHLLFEFLYNPFTVASTDEETHELTLVARTRTGPMTGRLSHFSSTGSASGKVELNIEGPYGVIGKTFRDLIDSGINRVLLVAGGVGATFAVPLYHAILAENASAHVQLIWAIRSPGDATWASSNPTGKSLLDDDQVQLFLTGDMGVTDSGVEMNSLQQGGARPTRSPKRPDLQKIVDDTFRQRQGEKVAVLVCGPPSMASELRRSVTPWVMKGREVWWHNESFGW, encoded by the exons ATGCTGACCAATCAGATAGACGCAATTTGCATGCTGTGTCCTCcctcggcgatgacgacTCCCGGGGAGAGCTGTCAACTTTTCCCCATCTCCCGTGTTTTACGAGGCCTCTGTACGAGTGGGAACTGGCTCAATTGCACCGGCTGTGTGTCCGAGAGTCCTGCTGGTCTTGCGTCTAGAGGGGTGGACTACATCGCTCCTCTCATCAACATGGGTTGGCCTTACGAGTTCGTCACCCTCacggatgaggagaagcaTCAGCGCCGCATCGCCCTCGAATACTACGCCTACGTCGCCTTCCTCTCAGCCTTTGCACCCTGTCTCGTCTCCGTCTTGGTACGGCTCGTCGCCCGCGTGCGCCGTGCCCGACGCGGCCAGTACAGCGAGGTGCCCGGGTCGCCAGGGGTAAAGGCGAGCCAGCAGAGATGGATCACCAGGATGGCTGGGAAGTGGTCTGCCGCCCAGTGGTGGCTGGGCGAGGATGTGTACTTTATGGGATCGCGCTGGGGACAGCGGGATGAGtgggttcttggtgttgcttgGACGTTGTGGATGTTGATCCTTTGTGTTCGGGGAACGGGCAAAG ACTACCTTCACCTAACGAAGCGCTTCGGCATCATTGCGACTTCGCAGATGCCCATCCAGTATCTCCTGGCTCTCAAGACGCTCAACCCCTTTGCCTTTATCTTGCGCTCATCTCACGAGCACCTCAACCGGTACCACCGCGTGCTAGGTCGGATCATCTACTTCCTGCTCATCCTCCACGCCATCTTTTACAACATCTTCTTTTTCGAGTCGGGGATCTGGGTCAAGCGCTTCTTTGCCCCGGTTGTCTTTGCTGGCGTTGTCGGCTTCACAGCGTTTCACGCTCTTACAGGCACGGCTATGGCTCGTGTGCGTGAGTATTCCTATcgcatcttcttcgtcactCACCTCGTTGCCGCGTTTTCTATCCCGCCTCTGATCTACTACCACGCGCACTCTGCCCGGTTCTACGTTGCCCTGGCCGTTGGCAGCTTCGTAATCGACTTGGCCGCGCGCAAGAtaaccaccatcaccacgcCAGCCATCATCGAAGCCATCCCCGGGACAAACCTCGTCAAGGTCTCGGCCACTATGCCTAGCAGCAAGATTGCCAAGTATCGAGCCCGCCCAGGATCTCACGTCTACCTCAACATGCCATCAGCCTCTCGCCCAGGCATCGGCCAATTTTCCGCCCCCCATTTGCTCTTTGAGTTCCTCTACAACCCCTTCACGGTGGCATCAACTGACGAGGAGACACACGAGTTAACACTGGTCGCGCGCACGCGAACCGGACCGATGACGGGCCGCCTCAGCCACTTCTCATCGACTGGGAGCGCCTCGGGCAAGGTTGAGCTCAACATCGAAGGCCCGTACGGCGTCATAGGAAAGACGTTCCGTGATCTCATCGACTCAGGAATCAATCGTGTCTTGCTCGTCGCCGGTGGTGTAGGAGCAACATTTGCAGTGCCCCTATACCACGCTATTCTGGCCGAGAACGCATCAGCACACGTTCAGCTCATTTGGGCCATCCGGAGTCCCGGCGATGCAACCTGGGCATCGTCAAACCCCACAGGAAAgtccctcctcgacgatgaccAGGTGCAGCTCTTCCTCACAGGCGACATGGGAGTCACCGACAGTGGAGTCGAGATGAACAGCCTGCAACAAGGGGGCGCCCGACCGACTCGGAGCCCCAAGAGGCCTGATTTGCAAAAGATTGTTGACGACACGTTCCGACAGAGGCAAGGAGAAAAGGTCGCCGTCTTGGTTTGTGGCCCCCCTTCGATGGCGAGCGAGTTGCGGAGAAGTGTCACGCCTTGGGTTATGAAGGGGCGGGAGGTGTGGTGGCACAATGAGAGCTTTGGTTGGTGA